CCGTTTCCAGAACCGATGGTTGGCAGAAAATGGCGAACACATCGTTCGCAACTGTGTTTTTATGAACCATTGGGATGGCTCCAATACAGCGGAGCGTGGTGTTGGTTTTGTAGTCAAACCTTCGACTGCGAGTTTTATTTGTGAGAACAATACCTTTGTTAATATGGGTGCCCCCATACGCGTGCGGGATCCGCAGTTTGAGACAGAGACCTATTACGCACATAATACCTGTGTCAATACCATGATGCATGAGCTGGGTTTGAGACAGAAGGAACTCATTGCCGCCAATAATTTGTACTATAATTGGAGTTGGGTTGGATATGGTGATGCAAAATTGACCGAAGAACCACTCGATCTGCTGGTCATGTATCTGGCCGATAATAATGAAGCCGTTAATATGGACAGTGTTTCACTGTATTTCGGTGATAATGCATTCTATCGTGAAACAGCCCTGGAGAACTGGTACAATAACCAGGATACAGTACAGCTGGCAGGGATTTTACCTCCTTCCGCGTATGACTATGTTGCGCTGGATGATAACTGGACGATCGGAGAAATTATTGAAGGTAAAGACCCGCAGTTTTCTTTGTTTGACTCGAATTCAGATTCTTTGATTGGATTCCTCGAAGGTTATTTTGCCATTCCGCCGGTTATCCCTGCTGCGAACTGGCTCTCGGATTATCTTGTCATGTGGGATGAAAACGGTCCTTATATGAATCAATGGCCGTTACCGTTTGATCTGAGCTACAGTAATCCGGACTTGATGACGGCCGCTTCCGATGGCTTGCCGCTCGGTGATTTGAACTGGTTCCCCGAGAAAAAAGCGGAATATGAAGCCAATCGTGAGGCCATTGTTGCAGATTTAGCAGCAAAAAAATCAGGTGCAACGGGCGTGGAAACAGCAGCTGCAAAGGTTTCTAATTTCAACCTTTTACAGAATTATCCCAACCCGTTCAATCCGACAACAACCATAGCATTCTCTTTGAAAAATCCCGCGAGTGTAAAGGTGACTGTTTATAACACACTTGGCCAACAGGTAGAAACCTTGTTGAACAAAACGATACAAGCCGGAGCCCACAGTGTGATCTGGAATGCGGGAAATAACGTCAGTGGTGTTTATTTTTATGAGCTGCAAATTGACGGAGCGCGGTCCAAAATCATGAAAATGATGTTGGTCAAATAAAAAACCAGCACGTTAGGAGCAATACTGATTTGTCGCCAAAACATATCATATCATCGCTCTAAACATACTGGCCTTGAAAAAATGTAACAATAAATAATCGAATACACAATAAAAACCCTGGCCGAACACCATTAATGGCCAGGGTTTTTAGTAAAAGTAAATAAAGGTGTGATCATGTCCAAATTTATACTCTATAAAGCAATGTCAAAAATTGTCGCCATAGTATTACTCATGTTGATTTTATTCAGTTCGATGCTTTTGGGACAACCATATTATTTATCCGGAGGCTATGGAACCAACACCCAGGGAGGTTTGAATGGAAAAGTCATTAAAGTAACTTGTTTAAACAGTGACGGCCCCGGGTCATTGAGAGCGGCCTGTGAAGCGTCCGGAGAACGGCTGGTTGTATTTGAGGTGGGAGGCGTTATAGATCTGGAAAAATCTTCAATTAAAATTAAAAATCCCTATATCACAATTGCCGGGCAAACAGCTCCTTCACCGGGAGTGACTATTATTCGCGGCGGACTTTCGGTGGTGACTCATGATGTCGTTATTCAGCATTTGGCTTCCAGACCCGGTGAGGCCGGTGAAGCCAAAGGCAGCGGCTGGGAAGTTGATGGTATGTCCGCTTATGGCGTTAATGCCTATAATGTTGTTTTTGATCATTGCTCCGTGACCTGGTCCACTGATGAAAAT
The candidate division KSB1 bacterium DNA segment above includes these coding regions:
- a CDS encoding T9SS type A sorting domain-containing protein, which encodes MRKFFCMVVMACSLVASLLMAQGADQDTLVLDPNQFVNGQILGDTTETGERLNPDRVYKVERNKFYLFDGRLDVEGFKCEIVGPYNGPIVHDTENGHPPVLLMKANDNGQAKQFFRLYTDGEFILKNSIYAGLSDAGVTTGRFMDNTSGKRVILDNLIVSQNRFQNRWLAENGEHIVRNCVFMNHWDGSNTAERGVGFVVKPSTASFICENNTFVNMGAPIRVRDPQFETETYYAHNTCVNTMMHELGLRQKELIAANNLYYNWSWVGYGDAKLTEEPLDLLVMYLADNNEAVNMDSVSLYFGDNAFYRETALENWYNNQDTVQLAGILPPSAYDYVALDDNWTIGEIIEGKDPQFSLFDSNSDSLIGFLEGYFAIPPVIPAANWLSDYLVMWDENGPYMNQWPLPFDLSYSNPDLMTAASDGLPLGDLNWFPEKKAEYEANREAIVADLAAKKSGATGVETAAAKVSNFNLLQNYPNPFNPTTTIAFSLKNPASVKVTVYNTLGQQVETLLNKTIQAGAHSVIWNAGNNVSGVYFYELQIDGARSKIMKMMLVK